A DNA window from Pseudomonas tohonis contains the following coding sequences:
- a CDS encoding MarR family winged helix-turn-helix transcriptional regulator codes for MSTDTAEDVFESIHSVMHLYRARQYRTLRDGDHDLTHMEFKALNFFARHPGATQSELVNHSGRDKAQIARLIQALRGKALLEGKADEADKRSIRLYPTAAGTALHQEVRQQGRRLNKVAVEGFSAEECQQLLDLLARVQANLDAEP; via the coding sequence ATGAGCACCGATACCGCCGAGGACGTCTTCGAGTCCATCCACTCCGTCATGCACCTCTACCGCGCCCGCCAGTACCGCACGCTGCGCGACGGTGACCACGACCTCACCCACATGGAATTCAAGGCGCTGAACTTCTTCGCCCGCCACCCGGGAGCGACCCAGAGCGAGCTGGTGAACCATTCCGGGCGCGACAAGGCGCAGATCGCCCGGCTGATCCAGGCGCTGCGCGGCAAGGCGTTGCTGGAAGGCAAGGCCGACGAGGCCGACAAGCGCAGCATCCGCCTCTATCCCACCGCAGCGGGCACGGCCCTCCACCAGGAGGTGCGACAGCAGGGCCGGCGCCTGAACAAGGTCGCGGTGGAGGGCTTCAGCGCGGAGGAATGCCAGCAGCTGCTCGACCTGTTGGCCCGGGTGCAGGCCAACCTCGACGCCGAGCCCTGA
- a CDS encoding siderophore-interacting protein, with protein MDQPVQTRRVQRVRHELRRRELDVLRVERISPHFMSVTFGGDGLVDFVSASFDDHIKFMFVDEQGDFVRRDYTPRRFDPERRELILEFALHGEGGACEWAERAQPGDSALIGGPRGSMIIPLDYDWHLLVGDSSALPAIHRRLEELPAGTRVSAIVQLAEADRRDFRSAADLDLQWVNTPEELVAAVQALQLPAGEGYAWGAGEHGMMTRVRALLVEKGQPKDAMRVAAYWRQGFSDHHEGLEG; from the coding sequence ATGGACCAACCCGTACAGACCCGCCGCGTGCAGCGCGTGCGCCACGAACTGCGCCGCCGCGAGCTGGATGTGCTCCGCGTGGAGCGCATCAGCCCCCATTTCATGAGCGTCACCTTTGGCGGTGACGGCCTGGTGGACTTCGTTTCCGCCTCCTTCGACGACCACATCAAGTTCATGTTCGTGGACGAGCAGGGCGATTTCGTCCGCCGTGACTACACCCCGCGCCGCTTCGACCCGGAGCGCCGCGAGCTGATCCTCGAGTTCGCCCTGCACGGCGAGGGCGGTGCCTGCGAATGGGCCGAGCGCGCGCAGCCGGGCGACTCCGCGCTGATCGGTGGCCCGCGTGGCTCGATGATCATCCCCCTGGACTACGACTGGCACCTGCTGGTGGGCGATTCCAGCGCGCTGCCGGCGATCCACCGGCGCCTGGAGGAGCTGCCGGCCGGCACTCGCGTCAGCGCCATCGTGCAACTGGCCGAGGCCGACCGCCGCGACTTCCGCAGCGCTGCCGATCTCGATCTGCAGTGGGTGAACACGCCGGAGGAACTGGTCGCGGCCGTGCAGGCCCTGCAGCTGCCCGCTGGCGAAGGCTACGCCTGGGGTGCCGGCGAGCACGGGATGATGACCCGGGTGCGTGCCCTGCTGGTGGAGAAGGGGCAGCCGAAGGACGCCATGCGCGTTGCGGCCTATTGGCGGCAGGGGTTCTCGGACCACCATGAGGGCCTGGAGGGCTAG
- the dmeF gene encoding CDF family Co(II)/Ni(II) efflux transporter DmeF → MNSHPAHDHVFLGSAHDENARRTLWVVYLTFAMMVVEIVAGYLTGSMALLADGFHMATHAGALGIAAGAYAFARRNARNSRYSFGTGKVGDLAGFASALILVIVSLGIALESFMRLFQPTTVAFTEAVLIAAVGLGVNILSALVLSGGHGHHHHDHGHEHGHHPHHGADNNFRSAYLHVLADALTSVLAIAALLAGRYLGWVWLDPVMGLVGAVVIGKWAFGLIRDSARVLLDVTDNPVAEEIRELLGADARIRIVDLHVWQVGPQARAAIVSVVGEGVTADEVREQLRPVHEVSHLTVECLPA, encoded by the coding sequence ATGAACAGCCACCCGGCCCATGACCACGTCTTCCTCGGCAGCGCCCACGACGAGAACGCCAGGCGCACCCTCTGGGTGGTGTACCTGACCTTCGCCATGATGGTGGTGGAGATCGTGGCGGGCTATTTGACCGGCTCCATGGCGCTGCTGGCCGACGGCTTCCACATGGCCACCCATGCCGGCGCCCTCGGCATCGCCGCCGGCGCCTACGCCTTCGCGCGGCGCAATGCGCGGAACAGTCGCTACAGCTTCGGCACCGGCAAGGTCGGCGACCTGGCCGGGTTCGCCTCGGCGCTGATTCTGGTCATCGTCTCCCTGGGGATCGCCCTGGAGTCGTTCATGCGCCTGTTCCAGCCGACCACGGTGGCCTTCACCGAGGCGGTGCTGATCGCGGCGGTCGGCCTGGGGGTGAACATCCTCAGCGCCCTGGTGCTATCGGGTGGTCACGGGCATCACCACCACGACCATGGGCATGAGCACGGCCATCACCCTCATCACGGCGCGGACAACAATTTCCGCTCCGCCTACCTGCACGTGCTCGCCGACGCGCTGACATCAGTCCTGGCCATCGCCGCGCTGCTGGCCGGGCGCTACCTGGGCTGGGTCTGGCTCGACCCGGTCATGGGGCTGGTGGGGGCGGTGGTGATCGGCAAGTGGGCCTTCGGCCTGATCCGCGACAGCGCCAGGGTGCTGCTCGACGTCACCGACAACCCGGTGGCCGAGGAGATCCGCGAGCTGCTGGGCGCCGATGCGCGCATCCGCATCGTCGACCTGCACGTCTGGCAGGTCGGGCCGCAGGCGCGGGCGGCCATCGTCAGCGTCGTCGGCGAGGGGGTTACCGCCGACGAGGTGCGCGAGCAGTTGCGCCCGGTCCACGAGGTGTCGCACCTGACCGTGGAATGCCTGCCCGCCTAG
- a CDS encoding sigma-54-dependent transcriptional regulator, which translates to MLGCQQALALEDITSIGVGSAEEALERVNADFAGIVISDIRLPGIDGLELLARLKARDRSLPVVLITGHGDISMAVGAMRDGAYDFMEKPFSPERLVDVARRALEQRGLAREVSALRRQLAGRQSLEQRIIGRSPAMQALRELIANVADTAANVLIEGETGTGKELVARCLHDYSRRQSNQFVALNCGGLPENLFDSEIFGHEAHAFTGAGKRRIGKIEHAHNGTLFLDEIESMPMNLQIKFLRVLQEQTLERLGSNQPIPVDCRVVAATKADLDEQGKAGQFRSDLYYRLNVVTLELPPLRDRREDILLLFDHFLQLASLRFDRAVPELDRATVSSLMAHDWPGNVRELRNVAERFALGLPVFKKTGLALDGNEPSFAEAVEAFERSLLGDALERHGGNLSQAAIALGMAKTTLFDKVKKYGL; encoded by the coding sequence CTGCTTGGCTGCCAGCAGGCCCTGGCCCTGGAAGACATCACCAGCATCGGTGTCGGCAGTGCCGAGGAAGCCCTCGAACGGGTGAACGCCGACTTCGCCGGCATCGTCATCAGTGACATCCGCCTGCCCGGCATCGACGGCCTGGAGCTGCTCGCCCGCCTCAAGGCCCGCGATCGCAGCCTGCCGGTGGTGCTGATCACCGGCCACGGCGACATCAGCATGGCGGTGGGCGCCATGCGCGATGGCGCCTACGACTTCATGGAAAAGCCCTTCTCCCCCGAGCGCCTGGTGGACGTCGCCCGCCGCGCCCTGGAGCAACGCGGCCTCGCCCGCGAAGTATCCGCCCTGCGCCGCCAGCTGGCCGGCCGGCAATCCCTGGAGCAACGCATCATCGGCCGCTCGCCGGCCATGCAGGCACTGCGCGAGCTGATCGCCAACGTCGCCGACACCGCCGCCAACGTACTGATCGAAGGCGAGACCGGCACCGGCAAGGAACTGGTCGCCCGCTGCCTGCACGACTACAGCCGGCGCCAGTCCAACCAGTTCGTCGCGCTCAACTGCGGCGGCCTGCCGGAGAACCTGTTCGACAGCGAAATCTTCGGCCACGAGGCCCACGCCTTCACCGGCGCCGGCAAGCGCCGCATCGGCAAGATCGAGCACGCCCACAACGGCACGCTGTTCCTCGACGAGATCGAGAGCATGCCCATGAACCTGCAGATCAAGTTCCTCCGCGTGCTGCAGGAGCAGACCCTGGAGCGCCTCGGCTCCAACCAGCCGATCCCCGTGGACTGCCGCGTGGTCGCCGCCACCAAGGCCGACCTCGACGAGCAGGGCAAGGCCGGCCAGTTCCGCAGCGACCTCTACTACCGCCTCAACGTGGTGACCCTGGAACTGCCGCCGCTGCGCGACCGCCGCGAGGACATCCTGCTGCTGTTCGACCACTTCCTGCAGCTGGCCTCGCTGCGCTTCGACCGCGCCGTACCGGAACTGGATCGCGCCACCGTCTCCAGCCTCATGGCCCACGACTGGCCCGGCAACGTGCGCGAACTGCGCAACGTCGCCGAACGCTTCGCCCTCGGCCTGCCCGTGTTCAAGAAGACCGGCCTGGCCCTGGACGGCAACGAACCCAGCTTCGCCGAAGCCGTGGAAGCCTTCGAACGCAGCCTCCTGGGCGATGCCCTCGAACGCCACGGCGGCAACCTCAGCCAGGCCGCCATCGCCCTCGGCATGGCCAAGACCACGCTGTTCGACAAGGTCAAGAAATACGGCCTGTGA
- a CDS encoding 3-oxoacyl-ACP reductase family protein yields the protein MTSTQNLSGKVAFIQGGSRGIGAAIAKRLAREGAAVALTYAASGQAAEEVVKAIEAAGGRALAVKADSSDEQALRGAIRYTVDTFGRLDILVNNAGVLAVAPIEEFAIEDLDRTLSVNVRSVVIASQEAARLMGEGGRIITIGSTNAERMPFAGGSVYALSKAAVAGFTKGLARDLGPRGITVNNVQPGPVDTDMNPAEGDFADSLKQLMALPRYGQAEEIASFVAYLAGPEAGYITGANLTIDGGFSA from the coding sequence ATGACCTCGACTCAAAATCTCAGCGGCAAGGTTGCATTCATCCAGGGCGGCTCCCGCGGCATCGGCGCCGCCATCGCCAAGCGCCTGGCCCGCGAAGGCGCCGCCGTCGCACTGACCTACGCCGCCTCCGGCCAGGCCGCCGAAGAGGTGGTGAAAGCCATCGAAGCGGCGGGTGGCCGCGCCCTGGCGGTCAAGGCCGACAGCAGCGACGAGCAGGCCCTGCGCGGCGCCATCCGCTATACCGTCGATACCTTCGGGCGCCTCGACATCCTGGTGAACAACGCCGGCGTGCTGGCGGTGGCGCCCATCGAGGAGTTCGCCATCGAAGACCTCGACCGCACCCTGTCGGTGAACGTGCGCAGCGTGGTGATCGCCAGCCAGGAAGCTGCCCGGCTGATGGGCGAGGGCGGTCGCATCATCACCATCGGCAGCACCAACGCCGAGCGCATGCCCTTCGCCGGCGGCTCGGTCTATGCCCTGAGCAAGGCGGCGGTGGCCGGCTTCACCAAGGGCCTGGCCCGCGACCTGGGGCCGCGCGGCATCACCGTGAACAACGTGCAACCCGGCCCGGTGGACACCGACATGAACCCGGCCGAGGGCGACTTCGCCGACTCCCTCAAGCAACTGATGGCCCTGCCGCGCTACGGCCAGGCCGAGGAGATCGCCAGCTTCGTGGCCTATCTCGCCGGCCCGGAAGCGGGCTACATCACCGGTGCCAACCTGACCATCGATGGGGGGTTCTCGGCCTGA
- a CDS encoding class I SAM-dependent methyltransferase gives MPLQPDELASLSATTLDDYNQNAEGFRENTRDHDVSQNIEAFLRHIQGAAPLAILDLGCGPGRDLRTFRALGHEPVGLDGAERFVAMARADSGCEVWQQSFLDLQLPAGRFDGVFANATLFHVPGQELPRVLRQLRATLKPGGVLFSSNPRGDNQEGWSGNRYGAWHDFPAWKALVEAAGFVELEHYYRPAGLPREQQPWVASVWRRSAAVAPD, from the coding sequence ATGCCCCTGCAGCCCGACGAACTCGCCAGTCTCAGCGCTACCACGCTGGACGATTACAACCAGAACGCCGAAGGCTTTCGCGAGAACACCCGCGACCACGATGTGAGCCAGAACATCGAGGCGTTCCTGCGCCATATCCAGGGGGCCGCGCCATTGGCCATCCTTGATCTCGGCTGCGGGCCGGGGCGCGACCTGCGCACGTTCCGCGCCCTGGGCCACGAGCCGGTGGGGCTGGACGGTGCAGAGCGCTTCGTCGCGATGGCGCGGGCGGATTCCGGGTGCGAGGTGTGGCAGCAGTCGTTCCTCGACCTGCAATTGCCGGCGGGGCGCTTCGATGGCGTGTTCGCCAATGCCACGCTGTTCCACGTGCCGGGGCAGGAGCTGCCGCGGGTGCTGCGCCAGCTGCGCGCGACGCTGAAGCCGGGCGGGGTGCTGTTCAGCTCCAACCCGCGCGGGGACAACCAGGAAGGCTGGAGCGGCAACCGCTATGGCGCCTGGCACGACTTCCCGGCCTGGAAGGCCCTGGTGGAGGCGGCGGGTTTCGTGGAGCTGGAGCACTACTACCGCCCGGCGGGCCTGCCGCGGGAGCAGCAGCCCTGGGTGGCGAGCGTGTGGCGCAGGAGCGCGGCGGTGGCCCCGGACTGA
- a CDS encoding LysR family transcriptional regulator: METLNSIECFVRSAEAGSFAEAARRLGLTPAAVGKNVAKLETGLGVRLFQRSTRSLKLTEAGERFLAEVSGGLATIQGAVANLASAGGQPAGNLKVSMGLMFGREYIVPLLADFLARYPAIVPDWHFDNRQVDLIGEGFDIGIGGGFELPQGVIARQIGPGHRVLLAAPGYFDDRPRPQVPADLAQHDGILLRSPQTGRVRNWVLLNEAGDQAPIDLRPRALMSDPEAACHAARMGLGITLVSTVHAVHFIERGELQRVLPDWHVQTDPLCIYFSAQKLLPAKTRVFIDHVVQAFREQGLAERFSAQGPACGGRG; the protein is encoded by the coding sequence ATGGAAACCCTCAACAGCATCGAATGCTTCGTCCGCAGCGCGGAGGCCGGCAGCTTTGCCGAGGCCGCACGGCGCCTGGGCCTGACGCCAGCGGCGGTCGGCAAGAACGTGGCGAAACTGGAAACCGGGCTGGGGGTACGACTGTTCCAGCGTAGTACGCGCAGCCTGAAACTGACCGAAGCCGGCGAGCGCTTCCTCGCCGAGGTCAGCGGCGGCCTCGCCACCATCCAGGGCGCGGTGGCCAACCTCGCCAGTGCCGGCGGCCAGCCGGCAGGCAACCTCAAGGTGAGCATGGGGCTGATGTTCGGTCGCGAGTACATCGTGCCGCTGCTGGCCGACTTCCTCGCCCGCTACCCCGCCATCGTCCCCGACTGGCATTTCGACAACCGCCAGGTGGACCTCATCGGCGAAGGCTTCGACATTGGCATCGGCGGCGGTTTCGAGCTGCCCCAGGGGGTGATCGCCCGGCAGATCGGCCCCGGGCATCGCGTACTGCTGGCCGCCCCCGGTTATTTCGACGACCGGCCACGTCCGCAGGTGCCGGCGGACCTCGCCCAGCACGACGGCATCCTCCTGCGCTCGCCGCAGACCGGTCGCGTGCGCAACTGGGTATTGCTCAACGAGGCCGGCGACCAGGCGCCCATCGACCTGCGCCCCCGCGCACTGATGAGCGACCCGGAGGCCGCCTGCCACGCCGCGCGCATGGGCCTGGGCATCACCCTGGTGAGTACCGTCCACGCCGTGCACTTCATCGAGCGCGGCGAACTGCAGCGCGTACTGCCCGACTGGCACGTGCAGACCGACCCGCTGTGCATCTACTTCAGCGCGCAGAAGCTGCTGCCGGCCAAGACCCGTGTATTCATCGACCATGTGGTGCAAGCCTTCCGCGAGCAGGGCCTGGCCGAACGCTTCTCCGCCCAGGGTCCGGCCTGCGGCGGCCGGGGCTGA
- a CDS encoding DUF4291 domain-containing protein: MQAIPQKQIRAHYDVHTIRVYQAYPDVIADSALAHGTFVSPPFKLERMTWIKPSFLWMMYRSGWGLKDAGQNRILAIDISHEGFAWALANSCPSHPEPGQGKEEWERIKNASPVRIQWAPERDLHLEPLPHRAIQVGLGPEASRRYVGQWIRRITEVTGLAHDIHALVQAGELQEAQRRLPAEREYIP, translated from the coding sequence ATGCAGGCCATCCCACAAAAGCAGATCAGGGCCCATTACGACGTCCACACCATCCGCGTCTACCAGGCCTATCCGGACGTTATCGCCGACAGCGCGCTGGCCCACGGCACCTTCGTCTCGCCGCCGTTCAAGCTGGAGCGCATGACCTGGATAAAGCCCTCCTTCCTCTGGATGATGTACCGCTCCGGCTGGGGCCTGAAGGACGCCGGGCAGAACCGCATCCTCGCCATCGACATCAGCCATGAAGGTTTCGCCTGGGCCCTGGCCAACAGTTGCCCCAGCCATCCGGAGCCGGGCCAGGGCAAGGAAGAGTGGGAGCGCATCAAGAACGCCTCCCCCGTGCGCATCCAGTGGGCCCCGGAACGCGACCTGCACCTCGAGCCCCTGCCCCACCGCGCCATCCAGGTCGGCCTGGGCCCGGAGGCTTCACGGCGTTACGTCGGGCAATGGATCCGGCGCATCACCGAGGTCACCGGCCTGGCCCATGACATCCACGCCCTGGTGCAGGCCGGGGAGCTGCAAGAAGCGCAGCGCAGGCTGCCTGCGGAGCGCGAGTACATCCCTTGA
- a CDS encoding peroxiredoxin — translation MALRINDLVPDFRAETDQGAISFHDWIGSDWAILFSHPKDFTPVCTTEFGAVAQLAAEWAKRGTKVIGVSVDGVQAHQKWKGDIEAFCGADASFPIIADESLAVSKAFDMLPAEAYLPDGRTAADTATVRSVFIIGPDKKLKLSMTYPMSVGRNFAEVLRALDALQLTYNVPLATPANWTTGQDVIVALALNDDQAREKYGAIDIKLPYLRTTAAPK, via the coding sequence ATGGCATTGCGCATCAACGATCTGGTCCCCGATTTCAGGGCCGAAACCGACCAGGGCGCCATCAGCTTCCACGACTGGATAGGCTCCGACTGGGCCATCCTCTTCTCCCACCCCAAGGACTTCACCCCGGTGTGCACCACCGAGTTCGGCGCAGTGGCCCAACTGGCCGCCGAGTGGGCCAAGCGCGGCACCAAGGTGATCGGCGTATCGGTGGACGGGGTCCAGGCGCACCAGAAATGGAAAGGCGACATCGAGGCCTTCTGTGGCGCCGACGCCAGTTTCCCGATCATCGCCGACGAGTCCCTTGCCGTGTCCAAGGCCTTCGACATGCTGCCCGCCGAGGCCTACCTGCCCGATGGCCGCACCGCCGCCGACACCGCCACGGTGCGCTCGGTGTTCATCATCGGCCCCGACAAGAAGCTCAAGCTGTCCATGACCTACCCGATGTCGGTGGGCCGCAACTTCGCCGAGGTGCTGCGCGCCCTCGACGCCCTGCAGCTGACCTACAACGTGCCGCTGGCCACACCGGCCAACTGGACCACGGGCCAGGACGTGATCGTCGCCCTCGCGCTGAACGACGACCAGGCCCGCGAGAAGTACGGCGCCATCGACATCAAGCTGCCCTACCTGCGCACCACCGCCGCACCGAAGTAA
- a CDS encoding metal/formaldehyde-sensitive transcriptional repressor, giving the protein MGHLKSDKDELLKRVRRIAGQVQAIERGLEEEMDCGKTLHLVAATRGAINGLLDQIIEAHAREHVAHPHLSDEDRARGLEELLEAIRRYSK; this is encoded by the coding sequence ATGGGGCACCTGAAATCCGACAAGGACGAACTGCTCAAGCGTGTCCGGCGCATCGCCGGGCAGGTCCAGGCCATCGAGCGTGGGCTGGAGGAGGAAATGGACTGCGGCAAGACCCTGCACCTGGTCGCCGCCACGCGCGGTGCGATCAACGGCCTGCTGGACCAGATCATCGAGGCCCATGCGCGTGAGCATGTGGCCCATCCGCACCTGAGCGACGAGGACCGGGCCCGGGGCCTGGAGGAATTGCTCGAAGCCATCCGTCGCTATTCGAAGTAG
- a CDS encoding DUF1963 domain-containing protein, whose product MHDNDEIQAIRHQLARPATRFGAGGFRPTQADDESWLGRVFLFRPDEGIPLDAAGEAMLPLAQFHLPSLPTSSPLLADVRVLTLFISAEFGEPLEPMGAHWLIREYGHQETLQRKELANPASFIKPFPLKAERLDEDYPLWDGGGVPGDLEERILELERTGVIGSYYDIVSHCYDHKIGGYPSFCQSGIDPGDGFEFIFQISSDAKINLNVVDSGSLMFWKHRSSGEWALYYDFY is encoded by the coding sequence ATGCACGACAACGACGAAATCCAGGCGATCCGCCACCAGTTGGCCCGCCCCGCCACGCGCTTTGGCGCCGGCGGCTTCCGCCCCACCCAGGCCGACGACGAAAGCTGGCTGGGCCGCGTCTTCCTGTTCCGCCCCGACGAAGGCATCCCGCTCGACGCGGCAGGGGAAGCGATGCTGCCGCTCGCCCAGTTCCACCTGCCCAGCCTGCCCACCAGCAGCCCGCTGCTGGCGGACGTACGGGTGCTGACCCTGTTCATCTCCGCCGAGTTCGGCGAGCCGCTGGAGCCCATGGGCGCCCACTGGCTCATCCGCGAATACGGTCACCAGGAAACGCTGCAGCGCAAGGAACTGGCCAATCCCGCCTCCTTCATCAAGCCCTTCCCGCTCAAGGCCGAACGCCTGGACGAGGACTACCCGCTGTGGGACGGCGGCGGCGTGCCCGGGGACCTGGAAGAGCGCATCCTCGAACTGGAGCGCACCGGCGTGATCGGCAGCTACTACGACATCGTCAGCCACTGCTACGACCACAAGATCGGCGGCTACCCCTCCTTCTGCCAATCGGGCATCGACCCGGGGGACGGCTTCGAATTCATCTTCCAGATCTCCTCCGACGCGAAGATCAACCTCAACGTCGTGGACAGCGGCAGCCTGATGTTCTGGAAGCACCGCAGCAGCGGCGAGTGGGCGCTCTACTACGACTTCTACTGA
- a CDS encoding SRPBCC family protein: MSSSASPTAHRECTTSRLIDAPPARVFRAIAGPEHLARWWGPNGFSSTFELFEFRPDGHWRFTLHGPDGTDYPNHNVFREITPGRVLIEHLSDDNHHFVLTITLASEGKGTRVGWQQVFDTAEHREQIAAFVLPANEQNLDRLTAEVQRVDWPEA, translated from the coding sequence ATGAGCAGCAGCGCATCCCCGACCGCCCACCGCGAATGCACCACCTCGCGGCTGATCGACGCACCGCCGGCCCGCGTATTCCGTGCCATCGCCGGCCCCGAGCACCTCGCCCGCTGGTGGGGGCCCAACGGTTTCAGCAGCACCTTCGAGCTCTTCGAATTCCGCCCCGACGGCCACTGGCGCTTCACCCTGCACGGCCCGGACGGCACCGACTACCCCAATCACAACGTCTTCCGCGAGATCACGCCCGGGCGTGTGCTGATCGAACACCTCTCCGACGACAACCACCACTTCGTCCTGACCATCACCCTCGCCTCCGAGGGCAAGGGCACGCGCGTGGGCTGGCAGCAGGTGTTCGACACCGCGGAACACCGCGAACAGATCGCCGCCTTCGTGCTGCCGGCCAACGAACAGAACCTCGACCGGCTCACCGCCGAAGTGCAGCGCGTCGACTGGCCCGAAGCCTGA
- a CDS encoding esterase/lipase family protein yields the protein MAVLRMVLALVAVACGGCSLLEVDREMQQARQELVVVAGRLLATDSGRSALVALLDGKGGFVAYRIVAPGEAFYFTQAPGDYQLLAFDDRNGNFALDRDEPRHWLPQARHAPLTVQPDLAERERLAQLNTLDLQVVGDAAPPRLDLRLEVLYREQPRLQRNYLQVVKFTDPRFDDRHIQLGAWQPLSFMREVGYGLYLLAPWDPAKEPIILVHGINASPRDWQALAASLDLTRFQLVLFHYPSGLPLRNSAYMLSIAMRDMLLRLAPRRMHLFAHSMGGLVARRALQFLDENEARRLCLFATLSTPWDGHPSAATGVQRVPFEVPVWRDMAPGSPYLRALFARPLPAHIRQWMLVSYGGNRRLLPEPNDGVVPLASELRSAAQDEAGRLYLVDESHTGILHSRRATALLERALRELPEQGCAD from the coding sequence ATGGCCGTTCTGCGGATGGTTCTGGCGCTGGTGGCGGTCGCCTGCGGCGGTTGCAGCCTGCTGGAGGTGGACAGGGAAATGCAGCAGGCCCGCCAGGAGCTGGTGGTGGTGGCGGGGCGGCTGCTGGCCACGGATTCCGGGCGCAGCGCGCTGGTGGCGTTGCTGGATGGCAAGGGCGGCTTCGTCGCCTACCGCATCGTCGCGCCGGGCGAGGCCTTCTACTTCACCCAGGCGCCGGGTGACTATCAGTTGCTGGCCTTCGACGACCGCAACGGCAATTTCGCCCTGGATCGAGACGAGCCCCGCCACTGGTTGCCCCAGGCCCGCCACGCGCCGCTCACCGTGCAGCCGGACCTGGCAGAGCGCGAGCGCCTGGCGCAGCTCAACACGCTGGATCTCCAGGTGGTCGGCGACGCCGCCCCGCCCAGGCTCGACCTGCGCCTGGAGGTGCTCTACCGCGAGCAGCCGCGCCTGCAGCGCAACTACCTGCAGGTGGTGAAGTTCACAGACCCGCGCTTCGACGACCGGCACATCCAGCTGGGCGCCTGGCAACCGCTCAGCTTCATGCGCGAGGTGGGCTACGGCCTGTACCTGCTGGCGCCCTGGGACCCGGCCAAGGAGCCGATCATCCTGGTGCACGGCATCAACGCCTCGCCCCGTGACTGGCAGGCGCTGGCCGCGAGCCTCGACCTTACGCGCTTCCAGCTGGTGCTGTTCCACTATCCCAGCGGGCTGCCCCTGCGCAACAGCGCCTACATGCTCAGCATCGCCATGCGCGACATGCTCCTGCGCCTGGCACCCCGGCGGATGCACCTGTTCGCCCACAGCATGGGGGGGCTAGTGGCGCGGCGGGCGCTGCAATTCCTCGACGAGAACGAGGCGCGGCGCCTGTGCCTGTTCGCCACCCTTTCGACGCCCTGGGACGGGCATCCCTCGGCGGCCACCGGCGTGCAGCGGGTGCCGTTCGAGGTGCCGGTGTGGCGCGACATGGCACCGGGCAGCCCCTACCTGCGGGCGCTGTTCGCCAGGCCGCTGCCGGCGCACATCCGCCAGTGGATGCTGGTCAGCTACGGTGGCAACCGACGCCTGCTGCCGGAGCCGAACGATGGCGTGGTGCCGTTGGCCAGCGAGCTGCGCAGCGCCGCCCAGGATGAGGCCGGGCGCTTGTACCTGGTCGACGAGAGCCACACCGGCATCCTCCACAGCCGCCGCGCCACGGCGCTGCTGGAGCGTGCATTGCGGGAGCTGCCGGAGCAGGGCTGCGCGGACTGA